The nucleotide sequence CTGATCCGTACCATTAACCGTCTGGAGCGACCCAGCAGTGGCCGGGTGCTGATCGATCAAGTGGATATCGGCGACTTCGATGAAGACCGCCTGGTGGCGCTGCGTCGGCGCATAGGCATGATCTTCCAGCACTTCAACCTGATGTCGGCCAAGACCGTATGGCAGAACGTCGAGTTGCCCCTCAAGGTCGCCGGCGTACCCAAGGCGCAGCGTCAGCAAAAGGTCCGCGAGTTGCTGCAACTGGTGGGTCTGCAGAACAAGCACCAGACCTATCCCGCGCAGTTGTCCGGTGGGCAAAAGCAACGCGTCGGCATCGCCCGTGCATTGGTCCACGACCCGCAGATCCTGCTGTGCGACGAAGCCACTTCGGCGCTCGACCCGCAAACCACGCAATCGATCCTCGGCTTGCTGCGTGAGATCAACCAGCGCCTGGGCCTGACCATTGTGCTGATCACCCACGAGATGGCGGTCATCCGCGAGATTTGCCACCGCGTGGTGGTTCTGGAACACGGACGGATTGTCGAGCAAGGCCCCGTCTGGGAAGTATTTGGCAACCCCCGGCATGCAGTCAGTAAAACCCTGTTGGCACCGCTGCAACATGGCTTGCCGGAGGAACTGCAAGGTCGCTTGCAACCCACGCCAAGCGGGGCGGATGCGGCCGTGGTGCTGCGCTTGCAGTTCACCGGCAGCAGCGAAGACGAACCGGATCTGGGCGCATTGATCGGCGCCCTCGACGGGCGTGTACGGTTACTGCAAGGCGGGGTCGAGCGCATCCAGGGCCACGCCTTGGGACAACTGCTGCTGGCGGTCAGCGGCTCGTCTCTGGACGCCGAAGCACTGCGCGCCCGTGCGTTGCGCTGGGCACAACAGGTCGAGGTACTGGGTTATGTGGTTTGAGCGTTTAGTGCAGGGCCTCATCGACACCTTGTTGATGGTCGGCGTGTCGTCAGTGATCGCCCTGTTGGTGGGCGTCCCGCTGGCGGTATTGCTGGTCACCAGCGACAAGGCCGGAATCTTCCAGGCGCCCACGCTGAATCAGGCGCTGGGGGCATTCGTCAATCTGTTCCGCTCGATTCCCTTTCTGATTCTAATGGTCGCGTTGATCCCGTTCACCCG is from Pseudomonas mucidolens and encodes:
- a CDS encoding methionine ABC transporter ATP-binding protein, whose amino-acid sequence is MSTVNARLRDLGTPPWEAQQIALHPELNRAHVRFINLGKTYDGTVHALQDIDLAIQHGEVFGIIGRSGAGKSSLIRTINRLERPSSGRVLIDQVDIGDFDEDRLVALRRRIGMIFQHFNLMSAKTVWQNVELPLKVAGVPKAQRQQKVRELLQLVGLQNKHQTYPAQLSGGQKQRVGIARALVHDPQILLCDEATSALDPQTTQSILGLLREINQRLGLTIVLITHEMAVIREICHRVVVLEHGRIVEQGPVWEVFGNPRHAVSKTLLAPLQHGLPEELQGRLQPTPSGADAAVVLRLQFTGSSEDEPDLGALIGALDGRVRLLQGGVERIQGHALGQLLLAVSGSSLDAEALRARALRWAQQVEVLGYVV